The stretch of DNA GTTATCGAGCAATATCTCTATTGCCTGttatatttaaagtttatgAAAAGCATATTCTTATTAGACTAGTGAGTGAAAACGTATTTCACGTTAATCCTTTACAAAATGGGTTCCAGAAAAATGTCAGTagcactatgacgtcatatcttattCATGAATCTATTATTTACTGTGGTGATAacaataataaattgttttcttgttttttggATGATGCCAAAGAATTTGATTGTCTTTGGCTTAAGGATCTGTTTGTCAAACTTATATCCCTTGGTTTTAATCGTGATTTTATTAATGTCATTGTCTCATTATATAAGGATTTCTACAGTGCAGTTCTTTATTaaggttttatttcaaaatagtttcCTGTACGTCAGGGAACCCGACAAGGGAGTATTCTCTCTCATTGGCTTTATTCTGTGTAAATTTATGATTTGTTAAATGAATTATGTTCTTCTAAGTCTTCTTTTTTCATTCTAGACGTTAACGTCACTTGTCCTACTCAAGGAGACGACATAGTTCTTCATTCACTATCTAAACGTGATCTTGACAATTCAATGTATACTTGTTATACATATAGTTGTATTTGGAGATTTGATTATAATGCTCCAatatctattgttattgtttttaatagaaTAAATAAGTGTTTTTTCAATACGAAACTTAAGTGGTTTCTTGGGCCAAAAGAGGTACTAGAGTCCTCTTATACTACACATGTTGGTATTTACGTGGACAAATTTCGTCCTGGTCGTCCAGCAATGGACGAAATTGTGCATATGTTGCGTGGACAAACCTTTGTAAGCTGCTTATGCCTCTAACAAGTTTAAAACAGGTACTAGAGTCCTCTTATACTACACATGTTGGTATTTACGTGGACAAATTTCGTCCTGGTCGTCCAGCAATGGACGAAATTGTGCATATGTTGCGTGGACAAACCTTTGTAAGCTGCTTATGCCTCTAACAAGTTTAAAACTGTATAAGTCTATTGTTCTCTCTAGAGCTTAATTTTGCTGTGAGCTTTGGTTTGCACTTTTTTTAACTGACTAGAGTCTACACATCATCTATGTACAAAACAGAATTTTCAAATACGTACTAGATCAGATATTGCATTGGGAATATTAGGTATAGTATCTCTCTCTGTATATATTGAACAATGTAAGTTAAGAGTTTTGCATCGTCGGAGACCaacgggtgatcgcactacacttcGCTAGATTTTTGCTGCTCTGTGTAATGtcaagtctgtatgtactacgaagcagttgttttgtttttgtaatgtcTATACCACGTGTATTTAGGTATATCTAAGTCGAAAACAGGTTTTATTTTCGACGTATGGAATACTTTCATAAATACACTTTGCAGTTGTTTGTTTATGACTACTTAGAATCAACTTGGATTCCAAGCAAAcgtacatggaaatatattgttaaaaatgttttatttcttgaGGAAAGCAATCAATGGAAACAGCGTTTGACATTAAATTCTGAATTGCGCAGGTTTTGATATATTCACGTGGAATTTTCTCCATTGATTTTGTGGTCCATTTCCAAAGTTCCTCGATCTTTTTCTGTTATATGTAAACGCGTTTCCAAattttacaaaagttgtgaatatTTATCCCGTCTGTGTATATGTTCTATTAGACCAAGCCGACAGGGAAgaacaaatacatattattcTTGGCCGGCCAAATATGAACATTATTCTAGCTCTCGTTGATGATAATACTGTATATTCATTCGTTCAAGATTGTCTGTGCTTCGCCTTAACCTTTCAGTAATTAAATGTTCTGTATACCATTCGCTGTATAGTGTAGctatttaatttctttacttATAACTGCATTTGTAAGTTTATACTTACTTATTAATTAGTGACTATACTGTAGATTCAATTCAACATATTTGTTAGTAGTCAACAGTTAAACTGATGCTTTTCTGTACATTCATATAGATTTCAATTgatgatttatttctttttattttatatttactttgTTTTGCTTTATGTTCTTCCTTTCCTTAAtatgttttctcaattttttttGCACCTTTTTATGCTTGTATTCTTATATGTTAATGAAACTCTTCATTTACGGAGGAATAAAGATATGAATTATCGAATTAATGTGTAAGTGGTGTGGTGAGTAagagccccccccccctccccccgagggatcttagtgtgggaggaaaccagaATGCCCGGAggaaacccacgtgatcgggcaagTGACCCGTAACGTTTTTCACGTCCGTACCTGTGATATATccatatttcaacgatatttcTATATCTGCGTATCATTGCTAAATATGTAATGAGAAGAAAGTGGTGAGTAACAATGACATCATCAGTTGTTAACACATACATTTTTCCCCATTAATAAAGATGTCCTCCCAGGAAATAATTACCAAAATACGCCGGGGTAGTGTAAAGGAAGAGGCAacatttcttgaaacaaacttAAGGCAAAAATTGACTTCAGTCAAAatgttttacttatttttatatcaggagaaaaaacttaagtctgcacttttctTTCGagaaatatgacaaaaattcgGCAGCAGAACTGACAGCAGGAGGctatatttatgaaaaaatctcTGATTAGTAGAAGACTAACTCACACACTTAAAAATCATACCATTAATCCAAAATACACACGAAAAAGCTGAAAGTTCGATAGACGGTATGTGACGATGAGAACCCAGTATGTGATGATGTGAACCAAGTAAGTGATGATAAGAACCCAATATGTGATGGTGAGAATCGAGTATGTGATGATGTGAACCAAGTAAGTGATGATAAGAACCCAATATGTGATGGTGAGAATCGAGTATGTGATGATGTGAACCAAGTAAGTGATGATAAGAACCCAATATGTGACGATGAGAACCCAGTATGTGATGATGTGACAAGATGATGATGTGAACCAAGTAAGTGATGATAAGAACCCAATATGTGATGGTGAGAACCAGTATGTGATGATGTGAACCAAGTAAGTGATGATAAGAACCCAATATGTGATGGTGAGAATCGGTATGTGACGATGATGGTTTAAGTGACCATTCCTTTTATTTCGTCTTTACGTATttcagagttagctcccttgccgATAAGTATCATTCATATGTGGGCCGAAGAGATGAAAAAAGTCTATAAAGGAAGGAAAAGCGGGGCAGGCTTCAGATCACTCTCCCATCTGTGATGAATGACAATATATATAGCGAAGGTAATGAACAGACCAGTAGATTGAATTTGGAGAAGAAGATACTTGATGTTAAGAAGGCAAGTCAAGAAACCAATGAACGGAATGCAAGGAAAGACAATACTAGTTTCAAATGATGGGTTATGTAGACAAACGAAACCTGCAGGACAGGTTCTATGATCATGAAGGTATCTTagacttttaaatatttggCAGCAGCCAGATCAATTAAGTTGCGGTCGCCAGAAAATTATTTAGCGGCCACCAGATCACTAAGTGGTcgcaatataaaacattttagttcCCGTGAAAACTATTTtcctaatacgcttccgtatgtatacgcataaaatttATTGCAGTTTGTTGTAGATACTAATATAGCAAATATCCTTCTGTATAGTTAATggtaatatacacaaatatgttCTTATGGTTATTTTGGTCATGTAAACGTGGTTTTAGATATGAATGAAGGGGCGCAACTCTGCCctataaataatgatgataCTAATATAACATGCTGGAGTTACTTTGTATCTCCCATATCCCCTTATGAACATGCATgaagtttgttttcttttccgTTCTCTTTTCTCTCACTCCCCATCCCCACTCTCCCAGTCTCTCCCTCCCTCTCTcaaatacaatgttatataatatgtattgtaTAAAAATGTCACTGTATGCCACATTTATTgtgtaatttaaatgttttatttcttggGATCAGACATTCTATCAGTCGGCCAACAAGTGTCCTATCCTACAACACCAATAACATGTTTAGATCAAAGTCAAACTGATGCACAGAAATATCTTGATTTTAGCAGTACGGGTACTTTAAACGATCTTAAATAATTTCGGACAGCCTTACCTTATTAAATTTAAGTATGCAATATTTTAGATTATTCCGTTTAAAAGATAACGTGCGCTGTCTAAATAAACCGTCATTGGCCGAACAAGCTCGAGATACTCtgaccctgacaccagacttagacattttgacagatagatgtctggtttaagGCCCATAAACCAGACATCTGTCTGTCaaaatgtctaagtctggtgtcagggccagatcTCGGGCTATGGCCGATTTTACTATACGTTTGATGAGAATATATTATTCTCTGCATCATATTGATGTTGTTAAACGACAAAAACATTTCcttcattaataaaaaaaaaacaattgataAATTAAGTAGCCGGCGGGTCGCAGAGTGATAACTATACACTGATATgcgccttccacctctgggttgcgagttggTTTCGGTTCATAACCCACGTTCGGATTTCATTATCCTCTAGTATACAATTCCAAgtatatttcataaatcatgACAGAACCTAggcttacatatatatatcggTACTGCATTTAGCGCATACATTGTACCAATATATATTCCTGGTGTCACAAACATTTGTCTATGATGTAAAATAAGGTACTATATAATGCATGTGACAAAATTATGGTCTTTCAGTTATAGTCGAAATATCCTAAATAGTCTACCAATAAAACGGTTAGTCCAGATATTGatttctatataaatgtatatgaagTCTGCATCTCAAACCTTAAACTGCATGTGCGcatgttataaataaatttctttcatacctacgggtgtaatactggctggtctaaggcaatatactcatgtcgcctgaggctgtacccatgcaataaagcctcgtaaCGTCTCGGCGttaacaaaattacaatttcCTCGgttaaattttcacattttttccaCAACCTTGAGTGGTTATACTATATAAGATGCAAACAACGaaatttgtattgaaaataacgcgtattttttcatatatggaaAATTAACTCGCAGTCGTGtttttcttcgaatttatttcaaaatggcgggatattatagttgtaaaattgcaataaaacgtcaagggatattctaccctcgggatcacaaaatgttgcaaaaccctcggcacgATCGTTGCAAAATTAAATAAGTACAATTATATgtgtaaaaaatgtttgtaatatatctgtggtataatataataatgataagaaTTTAAGAGTTAGAAAATTGGACAAATACATAATTATCTACATTTTCATGTGCGGCTTTCAAGTATGTTACATTGTGTAGGTCGGGCACATGTGTTTCTAATTTGCAGTAgcataacttgtacgtacatgtaaagcTTTATTGGAAACTAACTTCTGTTAGGGTATTTGTATGGCTGCTAGTTACATGGCCAtgttattaattttgatatggATAGGTCCTAATGGTGAGCTATGTTTCCCTATGTTATACAGCAGATATCTTAGTATCAAATGTTCCAGGTATTGGGTATCatacccaaatattgacatttgtTATCTCGGTGTACTGCTATATTAACTCGCCATTAACCTTTGTACAGAGTCGACTCCTAAGACTCCAATAAACGTACCATCCTCTCAATCTGCGTTAGAGTTCTACgttgcttcagtgatatagcactataaaaagggcaacagttccactatacaagaagacacaacatgaatataccgcagtctcccaatacatgcacctcgcacaacatacacgcaacacaccacatacatgggaggccgtccttacatgaccatagctgttaataggacgttaattaatcaaacaaacaaacaaacaaacgtttgCACCAGAAAAACTTACAAGTTACACAGTTACAagaaacacaacataacatatcgttatatgtgttcaatattttttaatttgtgtgtaaaaacaataaatgtttttgtatatttttttttgtatttatatgtaaaaataaaatttatgttcaatattttcttgGTGTGtgtaaaaatttttttttttgtattttttttatattgtgtgtgaaaaaaaattggtttgtgtaaaaatatatttgtgtgtgatattgttttaaatctgtgtctgaaaaaaaatggtgtgtgacatttttatttgtgttataatAGCAACATGGGATACGTGGTAATGTCGCTTTCGTAACGGCTCGTCTGATTGGCTAATCTGTTAATGATCGCTTCTCTTCACTGGCGGTGAAATTATcagattttgtttgtaaatggtGAGTATATTATAGGGCATATACATTCTCCATTAGGACAAGTTTTGATATGAAGCTATACAGAGGCACAATCGACATCGTTCAGTCGGATATATTACCATTTATTAACAAAATCTGATAATTTCACCGCCAGTGTAGATATGACGCCATTAACAGATTAGCCAATCAGAGGAGCCGTTACAAAAGCGATATTAGCATATATCTCATGACGCTAATTATTACACACAAAACAATCACataaatttatttcacactcaaatataaaacaaaatcacactcaaatatatttttgcacacaaaacattttttcactgacttgatttaaacataaattttatttttacaaataaatataaaaaatacacaaacatgtaTTGTTTGTACACACAAATCAAAAGTATTAaacacatataacgatatattacaaacatttttgctttTACAAAGACGATTTTACTTACTGAATTTTGCAACGATCGGCACACCATACTCggtaagcctcgggttttactacattttgtgaccctcgggtagaatatccctatccttcatatccacatatgaaagagtcttataagattatatattatatgtattccATAGCCTTCCCTAGCACAGCGAAATCTGCGAATTAGTTAGTCTATATCATTATGGACCAACCAAAGTGCATATCAACCATTTAAGGCGATTTATTGGTCTAGACCAGAAATTGGTGAAATTCTtattctacatgtattatacacCAAATGGGTGGAAAGCTCGCCGAGACAAAAATTCAATAACTACGATCGTTGGAAAGAGCGTtcattttcctttcaaaatcaacCCGAGAATTAATGGCAATGAAAAACTAAACCGGgaaaataacaacagtgataaGTCGATCGATCATAGACATGAATTTACATGTCTGGTAGATGATGTATGAAAGACGTCCATCTTTAGTATATTTTTCAGCAATAATCTTGgtattagaaagaaaaatacCTCGTTTAGATTATGTTGTTGAATGTGTTTCTCACGGGTCacatttcattttatacatACCGGATATCTTAACTTTTAACGAAAGGATTACACGTGTATGTGTGTAGCACAATGCTCGCTTGTAGGACATCATGACGACTGATTCGCCGACTATCTAATTGGTCGACGATATCAATTTTTcgacaaacctggcacgtcattatatgaccttgacagttaataggaagttaaacGAATAAAacccaaaaacaacaaaaccttCGATTGACATGTCGCATCTATTTATTGCTCATTGGTTGACGGTTCTTTTTCCTAGTATTTCGGGTTTTCTTCACCTCTTGTCGTATTTTTATGGCCCTGTCTGGCTATCGGTAAGATACAAACCCATCCTGACAATAAGTATCGACTTTCATTGCGTAGACAACCTGTACACCTTTTACACCTGTTCGTATCTAACATGTATGATACCtagttatttgtttatttataggtgacacatgtacaatacaagaagacgcaacatgaatataccgcagaaaaatacatgcaacacactgcacacatgggaggccgtccttacatgaccatagctgtcaataggacgttaattaatcaaacaaacaaatgtatacattgtactattCGTTGAAACGTGGCACATGACATATTCCCTTATTGTGTAACAAATCTCATTACATAAAACTTTATGAAAACAGATTTACAGCCTTGGAAAACTTCATTTTGGTGGTTTcatttattgtaataaaaagtCCGCCCTGACACTTTACCAGGGACGTATTTCATAGTGCACTAATAATAGTCTGAAATGATATATCTGATATTGTGTAAAAACGAAACTCGATCCTTAcattataccatatatatatacattctacCCGAAATGGCTTGCTTGACTGGCTTTATTGGGACACATATCTGGTTATATATACTCTGTGGAAACCCTTTACTGGGACACCTAGAAACGGGGAGATCAAGGACGCCAACCTTTTATAAGGTAAGTTGTCATTTACATTGTTAAGtaaattcttcattttttatcaattttgtttcagaaaacagaaaatattatgTTCTAATCTTTTTGTCCACATAAATTTTGCTATACGTAATAAACACGTAATTTCCTTCAGTACTGCTGTATAGGGCTTGTATATGAAATAGTAACAGACTACAACATATGAAATAGCCAAAGGTAAAACATTggtatttcgttcgaacgcaacaGTATTTCGTTGCCACGcaataatatattattaccaCGCAATACTATTTCGTTTTCAAGCAATACTGTTTCCTTCCATGCAATGATATTTTGTTCGAACACATGTCTACTCCCGACCACCGTAGTTGATCAGTTAtctaataatatataaacaatttctTACGTAAATATGCATATAATTGGCTAATTAGCACAATATATTCTACAAATAACACTTTTATTACAGTACATACAGTTTCCTTTCTTATTCTttatagaaattatttttaagagttatcattttacattatagCTCGTACCCAATGGGGCCATCAATTGAGTTGACCTTCCGGTCCCTACAGTTACTACTACTGGTCCTGTCCATAGGAGGCGCCGCTACTTCCGGGATGATGAAAGATTTAGAGATCCTGAACGATACTTTATTTGAAGAATACAGGCCCGAGTTTCGGCCGTCCTTGTACCTGAACGACACGGTGCACGTAGATATGGAGTATTTTCTCTACTCTGTCATCGACTTCAACGTCGTGTCCGAGGTCGTCACGTTTTCAGGGTCGATGAAAATAGTGTAAGGAAACAAGTACAGTTAAACCCACCGTAgcgaccacctttgtataaagaccatctccTACTTAATAAGGCATCTtgtcttagcgaccacctctgtataaagacaacctTCTTAATAAGACCATTTGTCTTAGCGACCAACTCCGTATAAAGACCAACCAACTCAATAAGACATCCTGTCTTAGtgttagtgaccacctctgtacaaagACCACCTACGTAAAAAGACATCTTGTCTTAgcgatcacctctgtataaagttCACCTACGTAATCAGACATCTTGTCTTAGCGACAACctatgtataaagaccacctgcttaataagaccactttgtAAGGCTCACAAATGATCcatttcatcaaaatatgacCTGTGCATAAAGACCATAAGGTTATCAAGACCTTTTTAATTTGTTCCTCTGATGGTCTATATATGCATGTTACAGTCAAATCACAGGCGTTTGATGCTTACTAAAGGGATGTCTCTGTTTCTGTAATACTGAGACAATTCACACAAATAGAGGTGTCTGTAAAACTAGAATCTAAAACCTGTGGTCAAGCCTGTCTATAAACACCGCTCGATGAAATATTCTTCATGGCCATGTCGTGTTTACTTCACCATCACATTATGTTGAAATTCGCCATCTTGGACTCATATTATATACAGaagtggtcgctaaggcaggtcgACTGcagtgtgttttgttttgttttgttcttttttaaactttgaaaatgagtttttgacacatttttgtttttatgtctttAAGCAAGAATGATAATAGAAATATTATGGTGATaccccagtttcacgaacatttcATACCTTAATGGATTTTCTCAACTTTAAAATCTCCCTAGAAAAGCATTGCGTTATTTGCTGCAACGACCGACTTCTGACCCAATATTAAACACGTCTGTTGATAGGTGGACGGACTATCGGCTGCAATGGAACCCGGATGATTATGGCGGCGTTGAAGGAATGGTACTTCCGGCCAACCAAATATGGCGTCCGCGGATTATACTTCTGAACGCTGTGGACCGTATAGAACATATTGGGTCTGATGATTTCAGTGTGTTCGTTCTTTATACCGGGGAAGTCTATTGGAACCCAGCAGTTATATTCATGTAATGTAATTCATAGTATACGACACTTAATCATAATAATATACCGCTCTGTATAATAATGTTATACGGCactaaataatattaatatgacGCTCATAAATATGCTTTATTTAGGTTATATCCCGCGCATATTAATGTTATTCGTGTTATATTCGCACTTGATgcactttatatttatattatatagcactacaaatttatgttatatcacactttatatttatattatacaacactaCAAATTCATGTTATATcacactttatatttatattatacaacactaCAAATTCATGTTATATcacactttatatttatattatacaacactacaaatttatgttatatcacactttatatttatatataacaacactacaaatttatgtttatatcacactttatatttatatatacagcactgcaaatttatgttatatcacactttatatttatattatacagcACTCAAATTCATGTTATATcacactttatatttatattatacagcACTACAAATTCCATGTTATATcacactttatatttatattatacaacactaCAAATCCATGTTATATCAcacttttatatttatattatacaacactaCAAATCCATGTTATATcacactttatatttatattatacaacactacaaatttatgttatatcacactttatatttatattatacaacactacaaaatttatgttatatcacactttatatttatattatatagcactacaaatttatgttatatcacactttatatttatattatacaacactaCAAATTCATGTTATATcacactttatatttatattatacaacactaCAAATTCATGTTATATCacacttttatatatatacacatattatattttacaaCACTACAAATTCATGTTATATcacactttatatttatattatacaacactaCAAATTCATGTTATATcacactttatatttatattatacaacactacaaatttatgttatatcacactttatatttatatataaaacaacactacaaatttatgttatatcacactttatatttatattatacagcactgcaaatttatgttatatcacactttatatatttatattatacaacactacaaatttatgttatatcacactttatatttatattatacagcACTACAAATTCATGTTATATcacactttatatttatattatacagcACTACAAATTCATGTTATATcacactttatatttatattatacagcACTACAAATTCATGTTATATcacactttatatttatattatacagcACTACAAATTCATGTTATATcacactttatatttatattatacagcACTACAAATTCATGTTATATCacactttatacattgtatatttatgatttacctcacttaatacattgtattcatGTTATACTGCACTTGATAATGTTATGTAACACTAAATACTTAATCATGATTTATACCACAATAGGCGGTCCTAACATACTCGATTTTCATGCACTCAATACCTATTCATAATATACCGCACCCCATATTCATGTTTTATCGTATTGCACCTCATATTTATGCTCAACCACAGTTCATTTTCATGTTATACCGCACTCTCTAATAATGTTAAACCCCACTCTCTGATCATGTTTAACCGCACTCTCtaattatgttataatacaCTCTCTAATCATGTGTTACCGCTTTCTCTAATAATGTTTTACCGCACTCTCTGATCATGTTTTACTGCGATCTCTGATAATGTTATACCGCACTCTCTAATTATGTTATATCGCACTCTCTAATCTTGCTATACCGCACTATTAATCCATGTTTACCGCACCtcattaaatattaatacaaCAGCACATATTCATGTTATATCGTACCGCACttaatataccatttgtcataCCATCCCACAGCCATGCACTCTTTCACAAATTTGTATAGGCCAGAGTCACGCGAAGATCATGTTAACCAATACTTACTTCCATACAGAACGTATTGCCACGGATTTTTTGCCGGGATgcagttaataatttttaatattttcatgttaaagtaaaattagaagttcaaacttttcacttgttataatggtgtaaagtaagtaaattttgtatttgaagGAAATTCCTAATTCGTCTGCTGTTTTTATAGCGAAAATATGTCATTTGTCAGCTGTGGAGCATATTAATACTAATATATCTAATAATAGTAATCTTGAATGCTTGggtatttaaaagtttaaatatgGTATCACTAACTCTGAGTACACGCGGTTTATATTTCTAAATGTTCAAATATATTTGCCTTTTTACTCAACGTATAGACTGACAGTAATATACAGAAGTATATGCTAATGTATTGTTCCTTTTCCAGGTCATTGTGTCACGCCAACATGCGTTCCTTCCCAAAGGACCATCACACGTGTCTGCTCGTCCTAAACAACATGATCCATACAAAGGAAGAAATGAAACTCTGGGCTCCAAGTCCCAAGgttaatatgaaattttacacaAAGAACGGCGAATGGGATGTCATATGGACCAAGATGTCcgacaattttgataaatttgagGACGTTTCCGCTTCTTTTCTTGTCATTACAATTGGCATGGCCCGGAAGTCAGAGTACTTTATCATTAACGTATTAATCCCAGTTGCGGTGTTGTGTATTCTGGAATCATTTGTCTTCTTAATTCCAGTCGGATCAAGTGATAGAGTCTCGTTTTCAATGACTCTATTTTTAGCCCTTTCTGTGTACA from Argopecten irradians isolate NY chromosome 15, Ai_NY, whole genome shotgun sequence encodes:
- the LOC138308708 gene encoding acetylcholine receptor subunit alpha-like, whose product is MGEHCDFNVSYTELVPVSLPICSSANERFTNSICGSQVDESSAFDNALLGLPKDVYIMPLLQLAGSLFGSVITDINQSVKENTLGLTRINDERFANVKSLHNDVKEIKVFRVFFTSCRIFMALSGYRSYPMGPSIELTFRSLQLLLLVLSIGGAATSGMMKDLEILNDTLFEEYRPEFRPSLYLNDTVHVDMEYFLYSVIDFNVVSEVVTFSGSMKIVWTDYRLQWNPDDYGGVEGMVLPANQIWRPRIILLNAVDRIEHIGSDDFSVFVLYTGEVYWNPAVIFMSLCHANMRSFPKDHHTCLLVLNNMIHTKEEMKLWAPSPKVNMKFYTKNGEWDVIWTKMSDNFDKFEDVSASFLVITIGMARKSEYFIINVLIPVAVLCILESFVFLIPVGSSDRVSFSMTLFLALSVYMSVMGSFLPTTSEPLPGMTYFLLTSVIHSTLVVLLTIVTIRLHERDDLPGRLVHLYKRTVGRNKKKKHIKNDENLNENIPLDEGVNESIEVYEADVPKKSSLLKAVDMCLFVLSLSSMLVMCIVFYFVYLINIQDNVENIYTNV